Within the Streptomyces sp. NBC_00554 genome, the region TCAGACCGTCGGTGAACAGGGCGAGGACGCTGCCCGCGGCCAGGCGCAGCTCGGTGGTCTCGAACGGCAGGCCGCCGACACCGAGCGGGGGGCCGATGGGGCCGGTCACAAGTTCCGGGGCGCCGTCGGGAGTGACGAGGACGGGCATGGGGTGACCGGCGGTGGCCAGAGTGCAACAGCAGGAGATGGGGTCGTAGACGGCGTACAGGCAGGTGGCCCCCAGGTCACCGCTCGCAGCCGCGTCGTCTTCAACGATGCCTGGCTGCTCATCACTGATGAGATGAATGACCAGGTCGTCGAGGTGTGTGAGGAGCTCGTCGGGCGGCAGGTCGACGTCGGCCAAGGTGCGTACGGCAGTGCGCAGCCGCCCCATGTCGGCGGAGGCGTGAATGCCATGACCGACGACGTCCCCGACGACGAGGGCGACCCTGGCGCCGGACAGCGGGATCACGTCGAACCAGTCGCCGCCCACTCCTGCCTGTGAGCCCGCCGGCAGATATCGGGACGCGATCTCCACTGCTGCCTGCGCGCGGAGTCGCTGTGGCAGCAGACTGCGCTGCAGGGTGAGCGCGGTGTCGCGCTCACGGGTGTAGCGCCGGGCGTTGTCAATCGCGACGGCCGCCTTGGCAGCCAGCTCCGCGGCGTAGGACAGTTCCGCCTCCTCGAATCGTCCGGTCGGACGGGAGCGCCAGAAGGTGACCACGCCCATCCGCATGCCCCGGCCCTGTAGCGGAGCCGCGATCAGGGAATGGATGCCGTGGTCCAGCATCCGCCTGCTCTGTTCCGGATCCTGAGACTGCCATGCCGCGGAAGCCCACAGATCGGGCACGATCGTCGCGAGCCCGCTGCCGAAGCTGCGGGCCTGCGGCGTGGACGGAGAGAACTTGATCAGTGCGCCCACCGGCTGGAGCGGAGGGGCCTTCGCGGTGCCTCCTACTGCGATCCGGCGCATTCTCACACCCTCGGCGGGCGGTTGCTCGCCGCCCTGCAAGGCGGACACGGCCAGGTCGACGGTGACGAAGTCGGCGAACCCGGGCACCACGACCTTCACCAACTCCTGCGCAATCCGCCCCACATCAAGGGTGGCGCCGACCGCGACGCTGGCGCCGTACAGCAGCTTCAGGCGTCTGTGCGCCACGTCTGTCAGCTTGCGGCTCTCCTCAAGCGAGTTCCCCATGGTGTTGAACGCGGCCTCAAGCTCGCCGATCTCGCCCGCACCCGTTTCGGCCATACGCGCCGAGAGTTCACCGTCGGCGAGCCGGGCCGCAATGCCGGCTGCCCTACGGACCGGCCTGACGATCGCCCGTGTCAGATACCCCGTGTAAGCAGCGACGAGGAGAAACGATCCCGCGAGCCCGGCCGTCGCCGCGGCGATCGACCACTGAACCCTGTCCTCGGCGATTTC harbors:
- a CDS encoding SpoIIE family protein phosphatase, producing MTATRSKPRVGWGLTRLTVVASALLALLIGLAFGVLLWAIEDMRESTDARKSIRTALVEAAGLEKLVLDVETGQRGFVITRQDRFLEPWETARRDFPGQAEKLVRVTDPPELRELALQITRDGESFIRDYSVPLVEAAKQGDPSTRSLKTTAAGTDRVDGLRAEFDRFEREARSILAAREEIAEDRVQWSIAAATAGLAGSFLLVAAYTGYLTRAIVRPVRRAAGIAARLADGELSARMAETGAGEIGELEAAFNTMGNSLEESRKLTDVAHRRLKLLYGASVAVGATLDVGRIAQELVKVVVPGFADFVTVDLAVSALQGGEQPPAEGVRMRRIAVGGTAKAPPLQPVGALIKFSPSTPQARSFGSGLATIVPDLWASAAWQSQDPEQSRRMLDHGIHSLIAAPLQGRGMRMGVVTFWRSRPTGRFEEAELSYAAELAAKAAVAIDNARRYTRERDTALTLQRSLLPQRLRAQAAVEIASRYLPAGSQAGVGGDWFDVIPLSGARVALVVGDVVGHGIHASADMGRLRTAVRTLADVDLPPDELLTHLDDLVIHLISDEQPGIVEDDAAASGDLGATCLYAVYDPISCCCTLATAGHPMPVLVTPDGAPELVTGPIGPPLGVGGLPFETTELRLAAGSVLALFTDGLIESRDHDIDHGLAELTRALGGSATSLEDACDNVIDTLLVGRPADDVALLLARTGALSPDQVSTWDILPDPAQVAHARTLATGQLDAWGLADMEFITELVVSELVTNAIRYGAPPIQLRLIRDRTLICEVSDASSTAPHLRRARAFDEGGRGLLLVAQLTQGWGSRQTTSGKTIWCEQTLNTLTTRPCDKAPP